In a single window of the Coffea eugenioides isolate CCC68of chromosome 3, Ceug_1.0, whole genome shotgun sequence genome:
- the LOC113765993 gene encoding uncharacterized protein LOC113765993 gives MSQTSQESSTLLPEVRRKGDSQNSRKRTYRQANPDQAESSSRLSEVITYGPSDPIPTASSSHEDLIIEVLTNNYIVKKVYIDLGSSVDIMYLRTFESLKLAREHMTPVRTSLVGFEGHVVHPEGMVTLTVTVGHHPRCRTIPVNFIVVRADSPYNLLLGRPTLNALRAVYSTYHLSFKFSTPAGVAEVSSDVCAARECYLATLQAASPSTSGARSEKRSNILSIDYIDPQQADKIPRLETGDEVEEIFLDPTKPDRTVSVGTRLPGPIKRGMVDLLREYRDVFAWAADEVQGISHHLIIHELNVDPQVRSVKRKRRHLGPERSRAVGEEVDKLLPAKIIREVQYPTWLSNPVMVKKDTGAWRMCVNFTDLYKVCPKDCYPLPKVDTLVDSTMGYEILCFLDAFKGYHQIGMSQENQEKTAFYTNQGIYCYTTMPFGLKNAGATYQRLVNQAFKSQIGQNVEAYVDDILLKSQTTSTFLSDLKEVLEVIRETRMMLNPKKCMFGVTSEKFLGYLVSRRGIEANPDNVREIQEMSPPRCIRDVQRLTGRLAALNRFLSQSACKALPFFKVLKKADSFFWIEKCQQTFDQLKEYLHHLPKLTSPRPGDKLFLYLSAAVETVSAALIREEGVQMPVYYVNRLLRDPETRYSQAKKLVLALIHAARRGFRTPYQWAIELGEYDLSYEPRTAIKAQALADFLTDLTFGEVNKTTQDTASANPEPQRWVLHVDGSSNSEGSGAGLLLENPQGEICSYALRFDFNVFNNETEYEAVIAGLQLARKFGAAHILVYSDSQLVVCQILDEYEAREEVMHRYLSKVHQLIAHFESFEIQRIPRSQNKRADALSRLASTTFSDLNKTVLVEVLAEPEYIEEVVCPVYPGDTWMGPLIRFLSQGELPEDRVESRKLQRKATRMLVKKALLLRYFWPTMRVDAQIMVLSCPSCQHHAPEHHQPTNLMIPITSPWPFEQWGTDIIGPFPRAPDNYAYVVVAVD, from the exons ATGAGCCAAACATCGCAAGAGTCTTCAACACTATTGCCGGAGGTCCGACGGAAAGGGGACAGCCAGAATTCCCGGAAGAGGACCTATAGACAGGCTAATCCGGATCAGGCCGAGTCAAGTTCTCGCCTATCCGAGGTGATCACTTACGGGCCCAGCGACCCTATCCCAACTGCCTCGAGTAGCCATGAGGATTTGATAATCGAAGTGCTCACCAACAATTATATCGTCAAGAAAGTTTACATCGACTTGGGAAGCTCGGTAGATATCATGTACCTCCGCACTTTTGAGAGCCTCAAGTTGGCTAGGGAACACATGACCCCTGTGCGAACGTCTCTTGTAGGATTTGAGGGACATGTCGTGCATCCCGAGGGGATGGTGACCTTGACAGTAACTGTGGGGCATCACCCCCGGTGCCGAACCATTCCTGTCAATTTCATAGTGGTGAGAGCTGACTCTCCGTACAACTTGCTCCTAGGTCGCCCCACGCTTAACGCTTTGCGGGCGGTATACTCCACCTACCACCTGAGCTTCAAGTTTTCTACTCCTGCGGGGGTTGCCGAGGTCAGCAGCGACGTCTGCGCTGCTCGGGAGTGCTACCTCGCCACTCTACAAGCAGCCTCCCCATCGACCTCTGGCGCGAGGTCCGAGAAGAGGTCAAATATCCTCTCAATAGACTATATTGATCCTCAGCAAGCTGATAAGATCCCGAGGCTGGAGACGGGGGATGAGGTAGAGGAGATTTTTCTAGATCCTACGAAGCCTGATCGGACGGTCAGCGTCGGCACTCGACTGCCTGGCCCGATTAAAAGAGGTATGGTGGACCTCCTCAGAGAATACCGGGACGTTTTCGCTTGGGCCGCAGATGAGGTCCAAGGAATCTCGCATCACCTCATAATACATGAGCTGAACGTTGATCCCCAAGTCCGCTCGGTTAAACGAAAAAGAAGGCACCTCGGCCCTGAGCGAAGCCGAGCTGTCGGTGAAGAAGTGGATAAGCTCCTGCCTGCAAAGATAATCCGAGAAGTCCAATATCCGACCTGGTTATCTAACCCGGTCATGGTCAAGAAAGACACGGGGGCTTGGAGGATGTGCGTCAACTTTACCGACCTCTATAAAGTTTGTCCCAAGGATTGCTACCCATTACCCAAGGTCGACACCTTGGTGGACTCGACAATGGGTTATGAGATCCTCTGTTTTCTTGACGCCTTCAAGGGGTATCACCAGATAGGCATGAGTCAAGAAAACCAAGAGAAGACGGCCTTCTACACTAACCAGGGCATATACTGTTATACCACCATGCCTTTCGGGTTAAAGAATGCCGGAGCCACATATCAACGCCTGGTTAACCAAGCCTTCAAATCTCAGATCGGCCAAAATGTCGAGGCCTACGTAGATGATATTCTTCTCAAAAGCCAGACGACCTCCACATTCCTTTCCGATCTGAAAGAGGTCCTTGAGGTCATTCGGGAGACGCGAATGATGCTAAATCCCAAGAAATGTATGTTTGGGGTCACTTCGGAAAAATTTTTGGGCTACCTCGTCTCTAGGCGGGGCATCGAAGCGAATCCGGATAATGTGAGAGAGATCCAAGAGATGTCTCCACCTCGGTGCATCCGCGACGTGCAGAGACTCACAGGACGGTTGGCAGCCCTGAACCGGTTCTTGTCGCAGTCAGCTTGCAAGGCGTTGCCCTTTTTCAAGGTTTTAAAGAAGGCCGATAGTTTCTTCTGGATCGAAAAATGTCAGCAGACCTTCGACCAATTGAAGGAATACCTTCACCACCTCCCAAAACTCACCTCGCCTCGGCCAGGGGACAAGTTATTCCTGTACCTCTCTGCCGCGGTTGAAACCGTAAGTGCCGCGTTGATAAGGGAGGAAGGTGTTCAGATGCCAGTCTACTACGTCAACCGACTCCTCCGAGATCCGGAGACTCGATACAGTCAGGCGAAGAAACTTGTGTTGGCCTTGATCCACGCTGCCCGCAG AGGCTTCCGGACGCCTTACCAATGGGCCATCGAGTTGGGGGAGTACGACCTGTCTTACGAGCCTCGTACCGCAATCAAGGCACAGGCCCTCGCGGATTTCCTAACCGATCTCACTTTCGGTGAGGTGAATAAGACCACCCAGGATACCGCTTCGGCTAACCCCGAGCCACAACGGTGGGTTTTGCATGTGGACGGTTCGTCCAATAGTGAGGGTAGTGGGGCAGGCTTGCTCCTCGAAAACCCCCAAGGAGAAATATGCTCATATGCTTTGAGATTTGATTTTAACGTTTTTAACAATGAAACCGAATACGAAGCAGTCATCGCCGGCCTGCAGCTAGCTCGCAAGTTCGGGGCCGCGCATATCTTGGTCTATAGCGACTCCCAACTCGTTGTGTGCCAAATACTTGACGAATATGAGGCCAGGGAAGAGGTGATGCATCGCTACCTCTCCAAGGTCCACCAGTTAATCGCACATTTCGAGTCTTTTGAAATTCAAAGGATACCGCGGTCTCAAAACAAACGAGCTGACGCTCTCTCCCGACTCGCCTCCACCACGTTCTCTGACTTGAACAAGACGGTCCTTGTCGAAGTCCTAGCCGAGCCGGAGTACATAGAAGAGGTCGTGTGTCCCGTTTATCCCGGGGACACCTGGATGGGACCCTTGATTCGATTTCTCAGCCAGGGGGAGCTCCCCGAGGACCGAGTTGAATCAAGAAAACTTCAACGTAAAGCAACTCG GATGCTCGTCAAAAAAGCTCTATTGCTCAGGTATTTTTGGCCCACTATGAGGGTAGATGCCCAGATCATGGTCCTTAGTTGCCCCTCTTGCCAGCACCACGCCCCTGAGCACCACCAGCCGACCAATCTCATGATCCCCATCACCTCGCCATGGCCATTCGAGCAATGGGGAACTGATATAATTGGTCCATTTCCCAGGGCTCCAGACAATTACGCCTACGTAGTGGTGGCAGTGGACTAA